TGTAATTCCTTGCATACAATGTTGTTTGGATGCCTTGAAGTAGTCTCCTGAGCATCTCCTGCTCTCTCCAATGTTTTTCGTGCTTTGATGTGTCAGAAAATGGTTTCTCTCTTTCTGTCACGACTTTTAAACCAACATCATTTAATTAATTCGCTCAGCACACAGGTGTGtatgcgctgagcgaatttcTCAACTGCTGCTCTTCAACTAATGTCATTCGCTCAGCGCATAGTGCTAGTGCGCTGTGCGATTGATGTCTTGCGCTTAGCGAAAATTGACTGACAGCAGTCCAAATAATGTAAACTTTCCTATACAATGTTTACACAACTttctacttcctattacaacttttcaatgaggaacaacaaatataattacaagattgaactcatttataagtgtaaaaacaaCTACTTTTCACACTTACCAGGATTCTAGGGATGAAACATGACCCATTTGTTGTCTTAGATCCTAGATCTTAATGCAGGTTTTGCTAGTTGATTGAATAAGGGATTACCGGTTAATAGGGAAATctaggctctttcacctaagggattaggaCTAGAGTGTTTTTGTGGGTTGACTTTAGTGTATTGATGAAGaggagatgaaattgtgaatgcatgagagtgaattggtgaaaccTAACCTTAGCAATGTCAATTCATATAATTTCTAACCAATTTCCATTCTTAAGTGTCTTCAACTACCAAAGTCCACCTTGTATATTTTGTAACTTTGTCTTGTTTCACATGTTTGTAAATTTATGCTTGGCTCTTTAGTCTAAATGAGTTGTTAATCGTACAATTTTTTAGTATTACACGAGTCTTTTGGAAAAAGATATTTggtcttatcattttatattgtttgagCGATTTGATATCCTTGCCAATGAGTTTTGTTTTAACAAGGGGTCAATTAAATCCAGTGTTAGGACTATGGGAAAAGGGAactaattaatacaattaagATATTGATTAGCTAGGTAGGGAGTTAACGAGTTAAATAAATAGGAAAATGTAAAGGAAAAAGTGGAAGTTAAATCTATTCATTTATAGATTGAGCATTAGCTNNNNNNNNNNNNNNNNNNNNNNNNNNNNNNNNNNNNNNNNNNNNNNNNNNNNNNNNNNNNNNNNNNNNNNNNNNNNNNNNNNNNNNNNNNNNNNNNNNNNNNNNNNNNNNNNNNNNNNNNNNNNNNNNNNNNNNNNNNNNNNNNNNNNNNNNNNNNNNNNNNNNNNNNNNNNNNNNNNNNNNNNNGGCAAATAAAACAGAAAGTGCCTTGCCTGTTATAATCAGAAAAAAGTTGAAAAGATGGTCGTATAGTTTCAGACACGTATAAGGGTAGAGGTGAAGGAAAAGGAAGGGTGGAATCTAAGTCCCATACAAGTGGAGGGACAAAATCAACTCTTTCCATTATCTAAGTCCTTAATAAGGGGTGATAATGTTAATTCTTAACATTATCCGAGCCTCATTTTCTTGACAAAATCAACTCTTTTCTAGCTTGAAATGTACTTAATTCTCTCTTTTAtcttacatttataaataattgtctTTTGGGCTACATTGATATAATATCATCATTAATCCCCTTATTTGTAGCTAATATGGTGCTTGGAAGAACCTCACCTCCACCAATGTATAGATTTGAACCAGCCATAAAAGCAAACGAATTTGCACAAAATGAGAGACTGGAAGACCGAGTGTTGAGCGCCATCCCTTATTAAGACCAAATGTCGATTCCAGTGGCTAGGGTGCTGAGCGGCCATTTCTCGGGAGCTGGGTGTTGAGCGCCCATATTCTAGCGAAGAGCGTTGTCGGTGCAGATGTGGTAGATCTGGTTTATTTAGCTCTGAAACGCTAAGGGAAAGGGGTCTTTGGTGGTTTGGAGGTTCGATTTCACCTCAAGAGCTCATGGAGGCTGCGAGGAGCTTGTGGGAACATCTTCTCCTCCATTGggtctctttcttcttccatcttccatgttTGTAAGCTCTAAGGAACTCCATGGAAATGGAAGCCAAACCCATCTTGTTGGGGATAGATGTAGCCTCTGAATTCTTGTGTATTTGttgaattatttgattatatatatgcatttttCATCAATTGCTAGTTTCTTGTTTCCAATCTTAATGCTTGCATGTAATGGGGAAGTTCATGACTTGATTTGTGGCTCATGGGCTATGGGAATGTATCTTGTGACCTAGATCTGAAACAAGAGGCCTAGTGGGGACATGGATTCTAGGGATGGAACATGACCCATTTGTTGTCTTAGATCCTAGATCTTAATGCGGGTTTTGCTAGTAGATTGACTAAGGAATTAACGGTTAATAGGGAAATctaggctctttcacctaagggattatGGCTAGAGTGTTTTTGTCGGTTGACTTTAGTGTATTGATGAAGTGGAGATGAAATTGTGTATGCATgagagtgaattggtgaaaccTAACCTTAGCAATGTCAATTCATATCATTTCTGACTAATTTCCGTTCTTAAGTTTCTTACACTACCAAAGTCCACcttgtatattttgtaattttatccACCTTGGCTCTTTAGTCTAGATGAGTTGCTAATCGTACAATTCTTTAGTATTACACGAATcttttgggaaacgatatttgaTCTTAgcattttatattgtttgaatGATTTGATACCCTTGCCAATGAGTTTTGTTTTAACAAGGGTCAATTGAATCCAGTGTTAGGGCTATGGGAAAAAGGGAACTAATTTATacaattaagatatttattagCTAGGTAAGGAGTTAACGAGTTAAATAAATAGGAAAATGTAAAGGAAAAAGTGGAAGTTAAATCTATTCATTTATAGATTGAGCATTAGCTNNNNNNNNNNNNNNNNNNNNNNNNNNNNNNNNNNNNNNNNNNNNNNNNNNNNNNNNNNNNNNNNNNNNNNNNNNNNNNNNNNNNNNNNNNNNNNNNNNNNNNNNNNNNNNNNNNNNNNNNNNNNNNNNNNNNNNNNNNNNNNNNNNNNNNNNNNNNNNNNNNNNNNNNNNGGCAAATAAAACAGAAAGTGCCTTGCCTGTTATAATCAGAAAAAAGTTGAAAAGACGGTCGTATAGTTTCAGACACGTATAAAGGTAGAGGTGAAGGAAAAGGAAGGGTTGAATCTAAGTCCCATACAAGTGGAGGGACATTTCCTTGTTTTAtctgtaatgcaatcacaacaaAAGTATGACAAGTGATCTCTATAATGAgaaatttagatattaaaataaactgcTTTCACAACCTATCTAACTAGCCCCCACAACTAAATGAAAGGAAATACAAATCACGTAATACCTGAATGCAAATTACATGATAATCCCAAAGAATCACCCCATCAGCTCTTTTGCTAGCCTTTTGATTCCATAGTGGGATCTACAAAAGTTAAGACAAACACTTCAGAAATTGACtgaaaaaggattttaattttgtataaagatACACACGGGTAGCTGGAAAACTCTTCAATTAGACATGTAGCGGAGTGGTAAGAAAAAACTTGCATAAAGACTtgaacatgcaatgcaattagTACTCTGTTTGCTTGTCAGCTTTACATAACTAGGAAGGAAGCAAAGTAGATGAGAGATAAATACTGGCAATATTAGCAAAAACTTGACATGTTTTTCCTTCGCATTCAACTTGCACAATGCAAGAGCCACATAATTATTCCCTATTCCACTATTACTCTGTCCGGTCACTACTTTGCAAGATTAAGCAAAGTATTAGTTATATcaggatagaaaaaaaaaacaattgaaaagaaaatagacaaaaaaaaaatcaatagaaCTTCAAACAAAAGAAACTCAAAGGCAAAGACAGTCACTAAAGATTCACAATAACAATTCTTTTCCATGAAACACCTTGAACTAGAAAGTGAACATAAGAGGAAGAAATAGAACATGCCTGTTTCTTTTCATTGGAAATGAATACAACAAAAAGATCAGATCCCTCAGCTTTTGCTATTCCATCACTGCACAACTTCTTGCAAAGCAAGTATACATTCTCCTCACTACAAATAAATATCCAGAAAATAATCATGAAAATTCTACAGAATATTACcatatttaatattacaaaaatgaaaaaaagatacacagaagaaaatcaaacaaactAGTTAAGAGGATGAAactaaatatattgaaaaaaaacatgaattgtCCCCAAATGTTGATGGACACCAACTCCAAAACTAAAACCCTACACATGATTAAAAAGAATGATATGGAAAAAATTGGTTTCTATAAATTCTAACAATAGACTAATTCATCCTATCAACAAAATGTACTGTAAAATCATGAGGCATACATGatgagaacaaaaacaaaaagcaatTGTGAGGTTTTCACCAGTAAAAAGGGGTGTGCTGGAAATGAAGAACATCCATAGTTGACGTTGCCATCGTTCTCTTCAACACTCACCGGTTACCAACAACCTTTGAGTAGGCTCAAACCTGATGGGATCCAAGATACAGTTTGCTGCcaacaaaacccaaaacccaaaccaGTACATACATTACATGcttttttataaatcttttaCTAATACACTTACTGTTTTATTAttgattcaattaaattttaaaggcatagtaaatttaaatatttccaaTTCAACTTCTTAAAAGGCTTTATTCtatctattaaaaaatttattttataatcaaaatatttttttatcttcgtCCACGTATTTTTACTGGCAAGGAAATACTGTAATTGTtacttttgatttgttt
This genomic interval from Vigna radiata var. radiata cultivar VC1973A chromosome 8, Vradiata_ver6, whole genome shotgun sequence contains the following:
- the LOC106771315 gene encoding protein N-terminal glutamine amidohydrolase; its protein translation is MATSTMDVLHFQHTPFYCEENVYLLCKKLCSDGIAKAEGSDLFVVFISNEKKQIPLWNQKASKRADGVILWDYHVICIQIKQGNVPPLVWDLDSTLPFPSPLPLYVSETIRPSFQLFSDYNRLFRVVHAPLFLRSFASDRRHMKDSGGKWIEEPPPHEPIVAEDGTVHNLNEYINISVADAITDVTISSVKDVIFTQKNGVVIKDNQLEEFICQLSSLE